A single genomic interval of Leptospirales bacterium harbors:
- a CDS encoding GerMN domain-containing protein: MAAAGPKEQGGSAPLDTLHTNRLLLILIGGLALLSFMDVQARRHSQIHALPPASERLDTVRQNLEQPLRRSASAILQGVDEIEGGAHNAPPALSAEELNSPEAPQEADPSSFDSMRLRPLDAVQSSRSEIELYFLRFQNAHSELVRVRRPAAPGSVSLLRVLQELQRGPTNRERGLLNMFDSQIEIRGLRLEGGVAIIDLSDRVGRMGNHVIADRLDQLCYTLTQFSSVRGVRLLVNGEAVRQLGASALEVPETLHRGERSITDYR; encoded by the coding sequence ATACCAATCGACTGCTGTTGATACTCATTGGCGGGCTGGCGCTGCTATCTTTCATGGACGTCCAGGCCAGACGCCATTCCCAGATTCATGCTTTGCCCCCGGCCAGCGAACGCCTGGATACCGTCCGCCAGAATCTAGAACAGCCATTGCGTCGCAGCGCCAGCGCCATCCTGCAGGGCGTCGATGAAATCGAAGGCGGCGCTCACAACGCCCCTCCTGCGCTGAGCGCCGAAGAACTCAATAGCCCCGAAGCCCCCCAGGAAGCGGATCCTTCCAGCTTTGACAGCATGCGGCTGCGACCGCTGGACGCAGTGCAGAGCAGCCGCAGCGAAATCGAGCTCTACTTTCTCCGTTTTCAGAATGCTCACAGCGAGTTGGTGCGTGTTCGCCGGCCGGCGGCGCCAGGCAGCGTTAGTCTACTGCGCGTCCTGCAAGAGCTGCAGCGCGGCCCGACGAACAGAGAGCGCGGCCTGTTGAATATGTTTGATTCCCAGATTGAAATTCGCGGCCTGCGCCTTGAGGGCGGCGTCGCCATCATCGATCTGAGCGATCGCGTCGGGCGAATGGGCAATCACGTCATAGCCGATCGCCTGGACCAGCTGTGCTATACCTTGACGCAATTCTCTTCGGTTCGCGGGGTGCGCTTGCTTGTCAATGGCGAGGCTGTACGCCAGCTGGGGGCCTCAGCGCTGGAAGTTCCTGAGACTCTTCATCGCGGCGAGCGCAGCATTACAGACTACCGCTAG
- a CDS encoding class I SAM-dependent methyltransferase → MKVAAVKAGELAPCKASGNCPVCSAALQPLYRIERFTPPLDILRCSSCRLQIQAHPSLDLAALYEEDYYTGKADYSYRDERRVELFDRHVQRARLKNIARFVPPPADFLDVGAAFGSFVRAASEAGYRARGLDISEYAVKQGRLLGADLRQGDLRSGTLPANSADVITLVEVIEHLSDPQQTMASLSAALRRGGLLLIQTANFDGWQARRGGIDYHYYLPGHVVYYSLQNLRMLLEQHGLQIVAVYRPVDFGLIPKLRKSRGAFQSPLDYFRWLHISWYHLKSKLAWGDFSLTSSMVLYAQKL, encoded by the coding sequence ATGAAGGTTGCAGCAGTCAAAGCCGGCGAGCTCGCGCCTTGCAAAGCGTCGGGCAACTGTCCAGTCTGCTCCGCCGCTCTCCAGCCGCTGTATCGCATTGAACGCTTCACACCGCCGCTGGACATCCTTCGGTGCAGCAGCTGCCGACTCCAGATACAGGCTCATCCATCGCTAGATCTGGCTGCGCTCTACGAAGAAGACTACTATACCGGGAAGGCTGATTACAGCTACCGCGACGAAAGGCGCGTCGAGCTCTTTGATCGCCATGTGCAACGCGCGCGTCTGAAAAATATAGCCCGATTCGTTCCGCCGCCCGCCGACTTCCTGGACGTCGGCGCCGCATTTGGCAGCTTTGTGCGCGCCGCAAGTGAGGCAGGCTACCGCGCTCGCGGTCTGGATATTTCAGAGTATGCAGTAAAACAGGGACGACTGCTCGGCGCCGATCTGCGCCAAGGCGATCTTCGTTCCGGGACGCTGCCAGCCAATAGCGCTGACGTGATTACGCTTGTCGAAGTAATCGAGCATCTATCCGATCCGCAACAGACGATGGCTTCCCTGTCGGCGGCCCTGCGCCGCGGCGGTTTGTTGTTGATTCAAACTGCAAACTTTGATGGCTGGCAGGCCAGGCGCGGCGGCATCGACTATCACTACTACCTTCCTGGCCATGTGGTATACTATTCGCTACAAAATCTGCGAATGCTTCTTGAGCAGCATGGCTTACAGATTGTGGCTGTCTATCGTCCCGTTGACTTTGGCCTGATTCCAAAACTGCGTAAGTCGCGCGGCGCTTTTCAGAGCCCGTTGGACTATTTCCGCTGGCTGCACATCAGCTGGTATCATCTAAAGAGCAAGCTCGCCTGGGGAGATTTTTCGCTGACTTCGTCCATGGTTCTATACGCTCAAAAGCTTTGA
- a CDS encoding methyltransferase domain-containing protein produces MSEIPLIVTAADAPAKQTGEAWQRHYQRDRARQVYPDENLVRMMHSIPRGPALDLGCGSGRHLRLLQDFGFAPLYGADLSSAALELSAALCPAAQLYLTAEEDPFRLPLPDGSVQLVIAWGVLHYNTAPRRQQMLSEIERVLQPDGAFLGTLRSAADRHFQHNEDLSGASLELFDQSQVQSLLTPYFSAVELAHITRTPTGELDRVIAHWAFRARR; encoded by the coding sequence ATGAGTGAAATACCCCTCATCGTAACCGCCGCGGATGCTCCGGCAAAGCAAACGGGAGAAGCCTGGCAGCGCCACTACCAGCGCGATCGGGCCAGACAGGTCTATCCAGACGAAAATCTGGTGCGTATGATGCACTCGATCCCGCGCGGCCCGGCCCTTGATCTGGGTTGCGGAAGCGGCCGCCATTTGCGCCTGCTTCAGGATTTCGGATTTGCGCCGCTATATGGCGCGGACCTCAGCTCTGCGGCGCTGGAGCTGAGCGCCGCTCTCTGTCCTGCCGCTCAACTCTATCTGACTGCGGAGGAGGATCCATTTCGGCTGCCGCTGCCGGATGGCAGCGTGCAACTGGTCATCGCCTGGGGAGTCCTGCATTACAATACTGCGCCGCGGCGTCAGCAAATGCTTTCCGAGATCGAGCGCGTGCTTCAGCCTGATGGCGCCTTTCTGGGTACGCTGCGTTCGGCAGCGGACCGACATTTCCAGCACAACGAAGATCTGAGCGGCGCCAGCCTGGAACTCTTTGACCAGAGCCAGGTACAGTCGCTGCTTACCCCGTACTTTTCCGCGGTCGAGCTGGCTCACATCACCCGAACCCCAACTGGCGAATTGGATCGGGTCATTGCTCACTGGGCCTTCCGAGCGCGGAGATGA
- a CDS encoding flagellar hook-basal body protein, translating into MLRGLYTGATGMMMNQRRLDVIANNLANVDKTGFKTDDALFKAFPQMLIQRTRDDGVGVVPLGSFDMAPIVGELGLGAEFNETFTRFEQGAAKRTENPLDLMIDDRSRERPAFFVVQTDRGERLTRGGSFTIDREGRIVTQDGFPLLGENGPIQVTRHNFMIRENGEIWINGAIGNNPQAGASPDTNAYEQPALLDRIRMRTVEFPRELKKEGNSFYIVTPESGPMRPLEELGDRENPQIMQGFLEASNVNIVREMTNLIEVQREYEANQKSVTTQDSLLGKLINEVAR; encoded by the coding sequence ATGCTACGCGGATTGTATACGGGCGCGACCGGAATGATGATGAACCAGCGGCGACTGGACGTGATCGCCAACAATCTGGCCAATGTCGACAAAACCGGCTTCAAAACCGATGACGCTTTGTTCAAGGCCTTCCCGCAAATGCTAATCCAGCGCACGCGCGACGATGGCGTTGGCGTCGTCCCGCTGGGCAGCTTCGATATGGCGCCGATCGTTGGCGAGCTCGGTTTGGGCGCCGAATTCAACGAGACCTTCACGCGCTTTGAACAGGGCGCCGCAAAGCGCACCGAAAATCCGTTGGATCTTATGATCGATGACCGCAGTCGCGAGCGACCGGCCTTTTTTGTGGTCCAAACCGATCGCGGCGAACGCCTGACGCGAGGCGGATCTTTTACGATCGATCGCGAGGGTCGCATCGTGACTCAAGATGGCTTTCCCTTGCTTGGCGAAAACGGGCCAATCCAGGTAACGCGGCACAATTTCATGATCCGCGAAAATGGCGAGATATGGATCAATGGCGCCATTGGCAACAACCCACAGGCCGGCGCAAGCCCCGATACCAACGCCTATGAACAGCCGGCCTTGCTGGATCGCATCCGCATGCGCACTGTAGAGTTCCCTCGCGAACTCAAAAAAGAAGGCAACAGCTTCTATATTGTGACGCCTGAATCCGGGCCCATGCGGCCGCTAGAAGAGCTGGGCGATCGCGAAAACCCACAAATCATGCAAGGATTCCTGGAAGCCTCGAATGTAAACATCGTGCGCGAGATGACTAATCTGATTGAGGTGCAGCGAGAATA